The following coding sequences lie in one Lolium perenne isolate Kyuss_39 chromosome 2, Kyuss_2.0, whole genome shotgun sequence genomic window:
- the LOC127336831 gene encoding universal stress protein A-like protein, whose amino-acid sequence MAAQPPPPPEQKMMVAIDESECSNYALEWALRNLAPRRLVLFTVQPFSPLNYVPAAAGSPLGPSVASPELIRSVNEHQRQLAQALVDKAKAICAEHGVDAETIIEVGDPKETICEAAEKLNVDLLILGSHSRGPIQRFFLGSVSNYCTHQAKCPVLVVKKKE is encoded by the exons ATGGccgcgcagccgccgccgccgccggagcagaAGATGATGGTGGCGATCGACGAGAGCGAGTGCAGCAACTACGCGCTCGAGTGGGCCCTGCGCAACCTCGCGCCCCGCCGCCTCGTCCTCTTCACCGTCCAGCCATTCTCCCCGCTCAACTacgtccccgccgccgccggttcCCCGC TTGGCCCGTCGGTGGCGTCGCCGGAGCTCATCAGGTCGGTGAACGAGCACCAGCGGCAGCTCGCCCAGGCGCTCGTCGACAAGGCCAAGGCCATCTGCGCCGAACACGGG GTTGATGCTGAGACCATCATCGAGGTGGGTGATCCCAAGGAAACCATATGCGAAGCTGCAGAGAAGTTGAATGTCGATCTGCTCATCCTGGGAAGCCACAGCCGTGGACCTATACAAAG GTTTTTCCTCGGAAGTGTGAGCAACTATTGTACCCACCAGGCAAAGTGTCCCGTTCTTGTCGTGAAGAAGAAAGAATGA
- the LOC127330796 gene encoding uncharacterized protein yields MNVYRGDKAMATHWGIMQTACNKWHGIQEEVDKRPISGQDLEQKLRRALDMYTDDTGLQFKFLNVYARLENCEKWKETRTTLSKSKTEQYNPDAPAACAAEGRPELGQKKLKELKRTDNPADRMQASIDKCWADLRSHADGRNDKFDGRWREMLANQGVRMALLKTTAAAKKRNTDLAFLMGGGDMELMDEETRNWYQGHRSDILRASPASPSSSPPAPTSSTSPSTSSTTAASTYK; encoded by the exons atgaacgtgtaccggggagacaaggcaatggccacccattgggggatcatgcagacggcgtgcaacaaatggcacggcatacaggaggaggtcgacaaacggccgatcagcggccaggacttggagcaaaag ctgcgccgagctttggacatgtacacggacgacaccggcctgcagttcaagttcctcaacgtctacgcccgcctcgagaactgcgagaagtggaaggaaactcgcacgaccctctcgaagagcaagaccgagcagtacaaccccgacgctccggcggcttgcgcggcggaagggcgccctgaactcggccagaagaagctgaaagagctcaaacggacggacaatcccgccgacaggatgcaggcgtcgatcgacaagtgctgggccgacttgaggtcgcacgccgacgggaggaacgacaagttcgacggcaggtggcgggagatgctcgccaaccaaggcgtccggatggccctgctgaagacgacggcggcggcgaagaagaggaacacagacttggcgttcctgatgggcggcggcgacatggaactgatggacgaggagacgaggaattggtaccagggccaccgcagcgacatcctccgagcctctccggccagtccttcgtcgtctccgccggctcctacctcgtctacctcaccatctacctcgtcgactacggctgcttcgac TTACAAGTGA
- the LOC127336830 gene encoding peroxidase 50 — protein sequence MAGGKLLWRAALVAVVALAGMADAASAQLRQNYYGSSCPSAESTVRSVISQHVQQSFAVAPGTLRLFFHDCFVRGCDASVMLMASNGDDESHSGADATLSPDAVEAINKAKAAVEALPGCAGKVSCADILAMAARDVVSLTGGPSYGVELGRLDGRTFNRAIVKHVLPGPGFDLNQLNTLFASNGLTQFDMIALSGAHTIGVTHCDKFVRRIYTFKQRLKYNPPMNLDFLRSLRKVCPMNYTPTSFAMLDVSTPKTFDNTYFDNLRYNKGVLASDQVLFTDRRSRPTVERFAANSTFFNEAFVAAMAKLGRIGVKTGSDGEVRKVCTAVN from the exons ATGGCGGGCGGGAAGCTGCTCTGGAGAGCCGCTCTGGTTGCCGTGGTCGCTCTGGCGGGCATGGCGGACGCCGCGAGCGCGCAGCTGCGGCAGAACTACTACGGCAGCAGCTGCCCGAGCGCGGAGTCGACGGTGCGGTCGGTGATCTCGCAGCACGTGCAGCAGAGCTTCGCCGTGGCGCCCGGCACGCTCCGCCTCTTCTTCCACGACTGCTTTGTACGG GGATGCGACGCGTCGGTGATGCTGATGGCGTCCAACGGCGACGACGAGAGCCACAGCGGCGCGGACGCCACGCTGTCGCCCGACGCGGTGGAGGCCATCAACAAGGCCAAGGCGGCGGTCGAGGCGCTCCCCGGGTGCGCCGGCAAGGTCTCCTGCGCCGACATCCTCGCCATGGCCGCGCGCGACGTCGTCTCCCTG ACCGGCGGTCCGAGCTACGGCGTGGAGCTGGGGCGGCTGGACGGCAGGACGTTCAACAGGGCCATCGTGAAGCACGTCCTCCCCGGCCCGGGGTTCGACCTCAACCAGCTCAACACTTTGTTCGCCAGCAATGGCCTCACGCAGTTCGACATGATCGCGCTCTCAG GTGCGCACACAATCGGGGTAACGCACTGCGACAAGTTCGTGCGCCGGATCTACACCTTCAAGCAGCGCCTGAAGTACAACCCGCCGATGAACCTCGACTTCCTGCGGTCGCTGCGCAAGGTGTGTCCCATGAACTACACACCCACGTCGTTCGCGATGCTGGATGTCTCCACGCCCAAGACCTTTGACAACACctacttcgacaacctccgctacAACAAGGGCGTGCTCGCCTCCGACCAGGTTCTGTTCACCGACCGCCGCTCCCGCCCCACTGTCGAGCGCTTCGCCGCCAATTCCACCTTCTTCAACGAGGCTTTCGTCGCAGCCATGGCCAAGCTGGGAAGGATCGGGGTCAAGACCGGCAGCGACGGCGAGGTGCGCAAGGTGTGCACCGCCGTGAACTAG